DNA from Desulfonatronum sp. SC1:
CCGCCAAGGCCAACTCGATCAGGTGATTATCGGCCTCATCCGGCAAGTTTGGCCGCCAGCCGTAATAAATTGTTACCCAACGGCCGCGTTGGGCCAGAGCCGCTAAAACCTCAAGACGCTCCGTCGCCGAAGTTGCGTCGCCCCACACCGGGCGATCCAGCAAATCGCGATACTCAAGCCACAGCGCGTTGCCGAACAAAGGCTCATAACGCCCCATCAACGCACGTCGCAAAACTTCACGCGAAGCGCCCCGCGCCGAACGCAAACCCGCCACGAAAACATTCGTGTCAATCACCAAGGGAATCATTGTGATAGCATATATGCCATCATGTCGCATGGCAAGCGCGGGGCTCTGGGTCAGGTCTTGTATCTCAGCATTTTGACAACACGAGGTGCTTTGGTTCGCTTGTCGGCAGGCAAGTCGCGGCGGTCGGCTACACCCTCGGTATTGTGCCCCACCGGTCCGGGTGATGACAGGATTAACGAATCCATGAATCAACGAATCCTCGAACAAGAAAGTTGCCTTTTTTTCGATACCCGGTAAATCTTCTTGAAAATAGTTGGGCGTCTTGATTTTTAAAAAAGGAATCCCGGCATGTTCGATGCTCTTCCTACGAAAGATTACACCTCCCCGCACCGCTCTCTCTCCTGGTTCACCAGAACTTTTCCCAGCGCGATCTTTTATCCCAAGATGATCGGGGTTGTCTTTCGGGCTGCGAAAAAAGCCAGGCGGTCGATGTATGACGGCCGGGCCTGGATCGAAAGCAGCCGGACCATCTGCTCTGCCCTGGAAAGCGCCGGCGTCCGCCTGAAGATCGAGAACGTTCCCCTTCTGGCGAAGCTCGACTCCCCATGCGTTTTCGTGGGCAACCACATGAGCACCCTGGAGACGTTTGTCCTGCCATCGATCATCCAGCCGCACCGGCCGGTCACCTTTGTGGTCAAGCGCAGCCTGGTGAAGTATCCCGTGTTCAAGCATGTGATGATCGCCCGCGATCCGGTCGTGGTAGAGCGCCAAAACCCACGGAACGACTTCAAGACCGTCGTGGAGAAAGGCTGCAGACGGCTGGAGAAGGGTATCTCGATTGTGGTCTTTCCCCAGTCGACCCGAGAACCGGAGTTCGATCCCCGGAAATTCAACTCCATGGGGGTAAAGCTGGCCAAGCGGGCCGGGGTCCAGGTGGTTCCTTTCGCGTTGAAGACCGATGCGTGGGGCAATGGAAAACTTATCAAGGATTTTGGAAAGATAGACCCAAAGAAAACCGTCCATGTCCACTTCCATGAACCCATGACGGTCACCGGGCCGGGCAAGGATGAGCACGCGCACATCGTGGATTTCATTCAAGGGAAATTGGAGCAATGGAACAGGGAGGGGATGCCCCGGCCATGACATCCATGATAAGAACGTCAAGGGGGCCAGCGGGGTCAGATCGGCAGATCGGGGTCAGGTCTTGTATTTCAGCATTTTGACATCGCGAAGCCGCGTCTGTTCGCTTGTCGACAGGCAAGTCTCGGCGGGCGGAACGGCAAAGGCGGCGCACTCTGCACCAGCCTGATTATCCTCGGCATCCAGCCGCTCCAGGATCTCCAGCGCCCGGTTCACATTCCTCGTCGTCGTTGTTGGCGGTCACAGCTATAGAGCCACCTGCGGGCCGGTATAATGAGGCCACCTCATGGAGGAATAAGGGACAGGCTAAATATGCTTATATGGACATCATCAGGACCTTCGGAGCTGTGGGGATCATTCCGGCCGGGAATCCGCCGGCGCCGCTAGGGCATATTGCCAGGGGAATGGTCAGGTCGTGGATTTTCCGACGGGCTGTTTAGGAAGGTGCTGGGAGCCGAAAGGGTGATTCGGTCAAGTATCGGGCATGCCGCTGGGCCAGGCTTGTGCACCATGCAGGATGCGCAGAATGCGGACAACGCCTTCTTGAACACGATAGGCGACGATAAACGGCGTTCTGTTGATGACCAGTTCGCGTGTGCCTTCGACCCGGCCCGGACGGCCGCATTCCGGGAAACGAGCCAGCTTTGCCGTCTGCTCCATGATCCGTTCATCCACGGCAATGGCGGATCGAGGATCGTCCTGTTCGATGTAGTCGAAGATGCTGGTCCGGTCTTCGACAGCGAACCAGGACCACTCGATTTTCACGACAGGGTTTCCTCAAGCTTGCGACGCGCCGTGGCCCGGCGTTCCTCAAAACGGGCCTCGACCTGATCCCCGGGGATTGCAGGCCGCGTGTCCTCAAGCGCCTCTTTGACCTTGGCCCGGAACCAGGCGTCATGGACGGCGGGGTCCATGGTCAGTCCTGCAGGCAGGCTTCCTTCGCGGGCTACGCGGGTCAGCAGGATGCGCACGGCATCGGAGACGGTCAGGCCCATGCCTTCCAGCACGACGGCGGCGCGTTCCTTGAGTTCGGCATCAATCCGGGTTTGGACAAGAGCATTGGCAGCCATGAGAACCTCCATGCAAGATGTGAACAAATAGAAGCGTAATGCGATTGCATGACAAAGTCAAAGCCCTCGGCCCAAGAAACTCGGCCCAAGAAACTATGAACACGACCCTACGCCATCCTGCACCATGTGCGGCAAGATGTGCGCGGTCAGGACCATGACGCGGATCAAGGAGGGGAAGGATATTCGGCTGGATGATTGAGGGGTAGGGTGTTACGGCAAAAACCTACATGGCGTCATCGAATTCATCCCGGTACCGCGCCGTGCCTCCAGCCTTGGGCAGGGCGTCAGCGTTCAGC
Protein-coding regions in this window:
- a CDS encoding type II toxin-antitoxin system RelE/ParE family toxin translates to MKIEWSWFAVEDRTSIFDYIEQDDPRSAIAVDERIMEQTAKLARFPECGRPGRVEGTRELVINRTPFIVAYRVQEGVVRILRILHGAQAWPSGMPDT
- a CDS encoding putative toxin-antitoxin system toxin component, PIN family, yielding MRGGVIFRRKSIEHAGIPFLKIKTPNYFQEDLPGIEKKATFLFEDSLIHGFVNPVITRTGGAQYRGCSRPPRLACRQANQSTSCCQNAEIQDLTQSPALAMRHDGIYAITMIPLVIDTNVFVAGLRSARGASREVLRRALMGRYEPLFGNALWLEYRDLLDRPVWGDATSATERLEVLAALAQRGRWVTIYYGWRPNLPDEADNHLIELALAGNAEAIVMQNVRDVGRGELHLGSLRILTPAQCLEEWP
- a CDS encoding 1-acyl-sn-glycerol-3-phosphate acyltransferase; this encodes MFDALPTKDYTSPHRSLSWFTRTFPSAIFYPKMIGVVFRAAKKARRSMYDGRAWIESSRTICSALESAGVRLKIENVPLLAKLDSPCVFVGNHMSTLETFVLPSIIQPHRPVTFVVKRSLVKYPVFKHVMIARDPVVVERQNPRNDFKTVVEKGCRRLEKGISIVVFPQSTREPEFDPRKFNSMGVKLAKRAGVQVVPFALKTDAWGNGKLIKDFGKIDPKKTVHVHFHEPMTVTGPGKDEHAHIVDFIQGKLEQWNREGMPRP
- a CDS encoding type II toxin-antitoxin system RelB/DinJ family antitoxin, yielding MAANALVQTRIDAELKERAAVVLEGMGLTVSDAVRILLTRVAREGSLPAGLTMDPAVHDAWFRAKVKEALEDTRPAIPGDQVEARFEERRATARRKLEETLS